The Onychostoma macrolepis isolate SWU-2019 chromosome 18, ASM1243209v1, whole genome shotgun sequence genome includes the window CACCACTAGCTGTAGCAATCAGCTCAAAGCCAACTAAACTGATAGTTCCACAGCCAAAGTTCAGAGTGTTATGAGTATTGTCAGTGAGcttttgctgattttttttttctttcagagatagtatttgtttgtgaatcaaacaTCCTATGGTTGGTGTACTAATTAAATACCACTAAAGACTATATTATGTAAAATCATGCAaaactttattaaaactttaaagaataaacaaagtaaaataaaatgtatatccTGTATTGCGGCAGAATCTCATTATGGCTTCTATGGCTCAATATATATTCATGAttgctattaaaaaaaagaataaatattccTGAGTATTAAACAATAACACTTATGAATACTAAAAAAACAAGATATCAAGAAGAGTCAAAGTCAGtgcatttagttttagttgcaATTTCAGTGCAAGTCCTCAAGTCCTGAATTAAGGCACTGAATTTCACCCATTTAATACACAGGTGGGGTTCAGAGGTTGAATGTAAGGCTCATGCTTTCTCCAGCGTTGATGCGGACAGTTTTCGTCTGTGCCTTTGTGTCCTGCATTGCTGCTGTGATGGAATAGGTGCCTGGAGACACTTCAATAAGGAAATCCTCTGGTTCTGATGAGCCCTTTAAACAAATATGTagataaaccatttaaagagttgatttgctgaataaatgtagtACCTATGGCCTGGGTAAATATGGTTCCCATCTGctcaaaataaactttttaacaATGCTTTTATGGTTTAAGTTGCAACAGCCTATGTAGGGCTTCATGTAAACAGGTTGCATGCTGCATTCGTCCAATCAATGACACGGATTCTGCAAATATGCAAGTAAGAACATTAACACAGGGTTTAGGAATGTACAGTGTGAAATGTCAGCATACGAATACCCAGGATTAATCGTTAACCCCGGGTAAATTATGAGAAGTGTGAAACGTGAAGCAAGATAAAccctaggtttaaaatgacccCGGGTAATCTATTTagagtgtgaaaagccctacaATGGCAAAAAAGTATGATATATATTTGTCAAGGTCAATATTTACAATGTCTCGTTTGATGGCTGCACTTGCATTCTGTTTCTGGTCTGCAGTCCTCAACATCTGCTGGGAATGGTAGCGACAGATGTGTTTTCGCTCACTGGGCTGAGCCAGGTGCACAGTCTCATAAAACTTCTGTTAAAGAATTACAGGCTGTTTTTTCTAATTCAAATCTCAACAcagattaattaaatgaataaagcaTTTTCACCTTGCATTGTCTGGTAGTTTCTGACATGTACTCCACTATTTTTGCAAAAGCATGGTCCAAGTTTGAATGTAAAATGTCTCTCTGTAACACAGGGGGAAGAAAAATTAAAGCATCTGTGTCATGGGCATCATTTATTTAGTGATCAAACCAATTCGAATTGAGTCTACACACCTCTGAATTCCTTTCATTGTGATCGAGCACGGGTGGTCTTGGTCTTGAGCAGCTTACAGACCGGCTTTTTGCTTTTTCCAACACCTCCTGCCCAAGTTTAGAGGAACGGCGCAGGGAAGACTCCAACCAGGATTCACTGGCCATGTACACAAGCGTCCTGGACTGCACTGAAACCGAACATGAACGACATTCCATATCATATCCACAAAACAATTGTCACAACTTTGGCGTCATAATACTAAGAATTATTGCACGTAATTGCATTCGTGAAAACTATTTAGAAGCGGAAAGTAGCTGTTttaacttgttttgttttgtttttctctaaaATTGTAAGCGTATGGCAATCATATGGACAACACTTTGATATTTTGTCTGCATCTTAAAACTCACAACTCAAAACTTACGACCCAACGACGCCCAAAATGTTCGTTGTTTGCTCTTTGAACTCTATAAACGCATTCAAATCAATAATTCCAAACTGTTGCCGCCGTATGTTAGTGATGGGCGTGAAAGTGAAAGTTGAAATGTATTTCCTCCTTTCCCACGGGTTGCTGGGTAATGAAGTCTTTTGTCCGTGGCTAAAATGCGACACGCAAGAACACCAGTATCATAACGTTTTTATCTTCACTTTAAATCTACAAAtctacatttgtttttaaataatataaatattagaaaaatatattGTGTACGTTTTGCCACCACTCAAGCTgtcaaaagtatttttatattgaatAATCTCCgtttaaaatacatattctgTTTCAGTCATGTGACTTTTTACCTTATTCGCCACACAGTAAATTCCCCGGTCAACACTGCTTGGTGTAGCCTACATATGGGCggtgttgatttaatttactgtgcatatttatgacTATAGTGTATGTCTATCACCAAATTTAGATTGCAAAGAAGGCACAGAagtgcatctgaagtggcatttagatgtctTTATTCTAAAATctgctcagaggtggcattaatGCATTTATACAAATATGCCTTATTAGCCTAAGTCTAGACAGAATTTTGAGCAGGCACAGAGCAGCCTTAACTTGACTGTGTAAAGATACCTTACGTTTCTCAGCGGAAACAGAGATATCAAAAAATGTTGATCATTGGATTTGATTCACACAGGTCCcagaagacatttttaaagatcTCAAGTTAGCATAGACCCAGCAAATCTAATATTTTACAATCCACCTCCGTATGAGAATGCAATACTATATGAAGATGAGTTGTGGATAAATCATGGATATATGGTAGGATCTATATGCTAATTGTGTTAATGTCACCATTATTACTACCTTGCCCTGCTAATATTCATAAATAGATGCTTTCCATTCAGTGCACAGCACATCGCATCGGAAATGACTGACCTGACTACTTtatgctaaaaaataaaacaaaaaaaattatacattttgcaCATAGAGCGGGTGCATATTAAATGAATCTTTAAGGTTGAGAGCATCTTCACAAGATTTTAATCCTTTTTCAccaaacattttaatacatgGAAGCATCTTAAAGCTTGAGAGGATTACTACAGCAGATGCTTAGTAATTGTTTTGACAACCATGGCCAGTGATTGATTGACTAGTGTGCCATCAGGACATCTGATATGTGAGTAACACAGCATAGAGCATACTGCATCAACAACAAATCAGTGTTCCAAtagtcaaaaatgtaaaatgtaaactcTGACAAAAGCTGTTGTTATTTGATTGTGTCTCCATCCTGTGACTGCTCCTTGATTTATCAAACATTCATAAGGCATTCTACAGGAAGACAGACCATAGATgggcaaacaaaacaaaagaggaaatgCCAGCACTGAATGCATCATATCTGAACTTGTTAAGAGTAAATACTGATATATATAAATCTTGACACTGTTACCAAGGTTTCAGTGCTATGCAGTGAGGAAACCTCCCAATAGCATCCTTCTTACACTTCCCACGCAGTCTAACAGGCTCTCTGCATTGAGATTGAATCCCACTGTGCTCATCCAAGTGAACAGAATTCATTCAACCGTACTGGTGTTAGGTCCACGTGCCATCTACAAACACCATCTGCTGCAACACACTCCGTTGATACACACGTTTATTATGCTTTGGGGTGCACAAGAAATCGTGACGCATTATAAGTCAACATGTTGATTtgactatataaatatataatatgctGTGTGCCTGCAGATTGTGGCTCTGTTTTCCCTCTCTCTGCAGATATGGGACAGAGACTCACATGCACACAGCCACATGCCCTGATTCACCCTCGACTGtcccgagagagagagagagagcgtgcaCGAGTTACTGGAGAGATGAGATCAGGGATTTAAGAGTGCACAAAATTACATCCACACGTGCACTTCATGTTATGTAAGAGCCTTGACTGCCTCACTGTATGCTGTAGGATAACAGCAGCAGTGAGCGGACAGGCAGAGCAGATGCTGTGTACATACACAGGGAAGCCTTCGCTTAATACAGCAGGAGAAACAGAGAAGAATCTGCCATTGTTAGGAGCTATGGGCATAAGCTTGGATGAGCTTGGATATTCACAGACACCTCAAGGAAAAGGAGCTAATTGTGAGATTCCTTCTGGCACTATGAATGGATTATAATCAGCAATGTTTAGCTCGCTACGTGGAGTATTGTGATCACCACAGGACATATCTGCTGTTTTGATCCTTGTCCTGTGGCCCCTGGGGGCCTTTGATCATGACATCAGCGTGGTCCTTGATGTGGGTTGTGTGTGGACTGATGGTGTGGTTTCCCCACACTCACGCAGCCTCAGTGAGCCCCAATCTGCTCATGACCACCTCTGATCCAACCACTGACGAACAACCAATCAATCCAGAGCATCCGACTGAACCTACAGATCCACCCAGCAACAACACAGGTGAGAAcaactgatagatagatagatagatagatagatagatagatggatagatggatagatagatagatagatagatagatagatagatagatgatagaacTTGTTTTGTGTGTACTGATTATGTGATTTCCTCATATTCACGCAGCCTCTGTGAGCCTCAATCTGCTCATGCCAACCTCTGATTCAATAACTGTCGAGCAACCAATCAATCCAGGACATCCAACTAAATTTACAGATTTTTCCAGCAACAATGAGACAGGTAAGATGTGAggttttatgtatatatttatgtacattctatggattataaatatgtatgaaaatcaaattaaaaacatggttTCTCCACATTCAAGCAGCCTCAGTGAGTTCCATTCTGCTCATGACCACTTCTGATGCAACAACTGAAGCACAATCAACCACTCCAAAACTCCAGAATGACTCTACAGATCCACCCAGCAGCAACAACACAGGTGCAAACAACTGAAGACAATGCAGCAGACACAAGgtcagacagacggacagatagacagacagacacttTTAGCACTTCATATATACAATTTCTCCTCACCTGTGTGCAAAAACGTCTGACATGTCAGCTGATGGCCTAAGTGCACTTTCACAGGTACTTGATAATAAGAGAACTGTGTGGAATTAATCAATATTTGATAAAGGGCCTTATCTTTATTTAATCAGTTGCTATTGCAAAAGCGGGGAGGAACTGGGGGGATTTGATAGTGAGCCTGGAGTGAGCCTGGATGGGCAAGAGGCTGTATAGGGAAGACAGTCAGTCACTGATATGCTGGCACAGATACAAAGCAACATATACTCTCAGAGCATTATGCAAATAGAAGACAGACATGTACACATTAATGAAAATCCTCTGTGGTTCACCATCGGATACAAAGATGCGTTAGATGTCTCGCTGCAAAGGAAACAGATGTCTGCAGTGGTGACAGCAAGATGCATGCAGAAGTAAATAATCTATAACATATGCAAAGAATGTTGGAACTGGAATGATACAGTGGCAGTCACTTCCTCAGAGGGTTTCATGataatgcatttattggatTTGAAATCTTACTGAATAAATTCAGCCATGTGTCATGAGTCAATGTACTATTTAATCACAGTTTAACACATCATAAAATATTCAAAGCCTGATTGTATTTATCTACACTTATGTGTGTCCATGTGTTCCTCCAGGACTTGCGTGTATTTCTGTGCTTCCCCCACGACGAGGATCATACTACGTGGAGCACGGCACAGGGGTGTCTGTGGGCTCCATGCTTGTGTTCTGGTGTAAGGAGGGCTACCAGCTAGTTGGCCATGAGAAAATCACATGCATCCTACATGCAGGTGTCCCTCGTTGGAGCAGCTACCTGCCAGTCTGTGAGAGTACGGCAAACATTGTTTATTCAAAGAAATCATCCTAATTAtcctaatattaaaaaaatgcctGATTATTGTTTCCATAGCCACTGGATGTATGCAAACATatgattttatgtatatataactaGCCATCATATCTGGTGCAACAAACCCTATTTTTTTGTCAGGTATCCCTCGGCCGAATGACCAGGGACTTCGCATTGCTTTACTGGTGTCTGTTGTGAGCGGGGTGGTCATTCTTGTCATGACTGTCTGCTTCATTGTTTGCTGTTGTCAAGAGCGCATGAGCAAAAAGAAGGAAAAGCATCGGACAGGGAGAAGCAGGTTAGTCACTTTAATCCTTAaaataaccattaaaaaaaaaatcagtaacactttattttaaggtgtccttgttacacgcattacatgtacttactattagcctataataacaattaaatatgcataattacatgcaagtaaccctaaacccaGCCCTAATCCTAAACCTAGCCATATAGTAAATACATGATgtagttaataaatattacttagTACTTATATGTATAACACTGtaacaaaaaatctaaatcatgAGAAGAGGTTTACTATAATTGTTTTGCAGGTTACacttgtttgattttttttttttttaatggaatgtAATTAAacttatgcatttttaattgtgGTTCAAGTGTACAAAATTGTCCAAATACTAGCAGTTCATGAGTTTTATATATCCTTGGTTGATTATAGGCTTTAACAGATATGCAGTGTTCTAAAGTTATAATGATTATGTTTAAAGGTAGAGACaacatgcattataaaagtcttaAACAATCATTATACTAAATGTAGTGGTACTGTCTTCACCTTCAGGAGAAGAGAAACACGGAGCTCTAGGTCTCGGAGGAGCCCATCCTGGTTGGAGAGAGAGCATATAGACTGGGAGGCATTCCCTCCACCTAAACTTTTCAGCTTGTCTCAGCGTCTCGACCGACCGCTGCCTCCTGGTAGTCCCGTTTATTCAGAGGTCGTCAGAGCCTATGAGAACAGAGGGTATGAAAGGTAAGGAAAATcgtaaaacatttctgttttaaagaaatgaaagaaatgccccctgagcaccaaatcaacttttagaatgatttctgaagaatcacgtGACAataaagactagagtaatggctgctgaaaattgcactttgccatcacaggactaaattacattttaaaatgtaaaaatagaatACAACAGGAACTTCTGCCTATATTTGTAGCACAATACACCACTTACGTGTACTGAAACCCACAACCTGAGCCCACTCTCTACAACCGCaccacatttttaatattatgtaatacGTGGGAGGACGTATGAAGCCATAAGACATACTGTAAGATGTGATTCAGTTTCTGCGATTTTGTGCATCACAGAATTCTCTACTTCTTTCCACACAGGAGTCAGGAGAGTCTGCTGAGAAGCCCCCATAGCACATACCCTACATACCACGCCAACAGCCAAATCTACCCGGCCCTTGTTTTCCAAAGGGTTCAAACTGAGCCAAACCCCTCCACCTCTTCTAACACCCCAGTTTATGTACAGATTTCTACACCTCCCAAAAACAAGACCCCACATGCTCCTACTGTCACCCACCCATAGACTTGTCTGAAACAGTAGTCATTTTTCTCATCAGCAGCACTGAATGTGGCCAAAACAGTACAGACAACATTGCACAGATGTGTGGGCAGATTTAACTGGTTGGTATAACCAGAAGCACtttgatatttttaatgttgatgATGTCTTTTAATATTTgctatattgtaaatatattccATTTTGAGGTGGACCTGGTTATTCTCGTCAGATCTTTGATAACATTAAAGATACATAATTTAACCTAAATGTAAATAGAAGTTTTGATGATGTTGTATTGTATGAACATAAAATTGAACAATAGCCAAAATCTTCTGTTTTGGTTCTTAGCAGTGGTCAACCCATTTTCATTATATTGCATTCATAATGTGCTGTAAAACAGCAATATATACAATTGGTTAGAATGAGCCATTTGTAACctaactgtaaaatttgcacTTTATCGCActgatttatttgtaataaattgtTGTGTCAGTCTATTTTTCTTGTGTCCTTAATTGAGTCTGGACGCCCTTGTCGATTTGTGTAAAATTTTCTTTATGGGTTTTTCGAAAtcagaaaagaacaaaaaaaaaaagctctcaTTTTCATTGGGTGGTGGACACCATACGTTCAATGAACCAACTCAGAAATTCAAATAATTGTACTTAATTTACATGAACACAGCAGAACAAGGATTGATATATTTAAGATCTGtcaaaaaagagagaagaaaaaggaCGGTGAACAAT containing:
- the akip1 gene encoding A-kinase-interacting protein 1 isoform X1; the protein is MASESWLESSLRRSSKLGQEVLEKAKSRSVSCSRPRPPVLDHNERNSERDILHSNLDHAFAKIVEYMSETTRQCKKFYETVHLAQPSERKHICRYHSQQMLRTADQKQNASAAIKRDIGSSEPEDFLIEVSPGTYSITAAMQDTKAQTKTVRINAGESMSLTFNL
- the akip1 gene encoding A-kinase-interacting protein 1 isoform X2, which gives rise to MASESWLESSLRRSSKLGQEVLEKAKSRSVSCSRPRPPVLDHNERNSERDILHSNLDHAFAKIVEYMSETTRQCKKFYETVHLAQPSERKHICRYHSQQMLRTADQKQNGSSEPEDFLIEVSPGTYSITAAMQDTKAQTKTVRINAGESMSLTFNL
- the si:ch211-242e8.1 gene encoding uncharacterized protein si:ch211-242e8.1 isoform X1 — its product is MTSAWSLMWVVCGLMVWFPHTHAASVSPNLLMTTSDPTTDEQPINPEHPTEPTDPPSNNTASVSLNLLMPTSDSITVEQPINPGHPTKFTDFSSNNETAASVSSILLMTTSDATTEAQSTTPKLQNDSTDPPSSNNTGLACISVLPPRRGSYYVEHGTGVSVGSMLVFWCKEGYQLVGHEKITCILHAGVPRWSSYLPVCESIPRPNDQGLRIALLVSVVSGVVILVMTVCFIVCCCQERMSKKKEKHRTGRSRRRETRSSRSRRSPSWLEREHIDWEAFPPPKLFSLSQRLDRPLPPGSPVYSEVVRAYENRGYERSQESLLRSPHSTYPTYHANSQIYPALVFQRVQTEPNPSTSSNTPVYVQISTPPKNKTPHAPTVTHP
- the si:ch211-242e8.1 gene encoding uncharacterized protein si:ch211-242e8.1 isoform X2, translating into MTSAWSLMWVVCGLMVWFPHTHAASVSPNLLMTTSDPTTDEQPINPEHPTEPTDPPSNNTASVSLNLLMPTSDSITVEQPINPGHPTKFTDFSSNNETASVSSILLMTTSDATTEAQSTTPKLQNDSTDPPSSNNTGLACISVLPPRRGSYYVEHGTGVSVGSMLVFWCKEGYQLVGHEKITCILHAGVPRWSSYLPVCESIPRPNDQGLRIALLVSVVSGVVILVMTVCFIVCCCQERMSKKKEKHRTGRSRRRETRSSRSRRSPSWLEREHIDWEAFPPPKLFSLSQRLDRPLPPGSPVYSEVVRAYENRGYERSQESLLRSPHSTYPTYHANSQIYPALVFQRVQTEPNPSTSSNTPVYVQISTPPKNKTPHAPTVTHP